From a region of the Nocardioides ginsengisegetis genome:
- a CDS encoding ABC transporter substrate-binding protein, with amino-acid sequence MKLRRSLLTVLSVGSILLATACAGDDLSSKDTSSSSSASADQGDLTIASQSFGEAALVAEMYNQLLTKAGYHVDVKLVDSRDAYIGIFPKSVDVVPEYVGGIVNELNARANGDKAKPFEAGDGAQLAADGKQLLDDAGITLLDVSSATDTNAFFVTQKYSDDNGVTKLSDLSGKSVVLAAADDCEGRLDCEAGLSDDYGIKISKLLPLGYASDQTYKSVIDGESQLGETSTTDGTLASQGLVVLEDDQQIQPAQNLVPAVGTQFLSDHPDVADVLNPLMAALTTEKLTELNGRISVDREDPKAVATDFLTSEGLL; translated from the coding sequence ATGAAGCTCCGACGTTCCCTGCTGACGGTGCTCTCCGTCGGCTCGATCCTGCTCGCCACCGCGTGCGCGGGTGACGACCTCTCGTCCAAGGACACCTCGTCCAGCTCCTCGGCCAGCGCCGACCAGGGCGACCTGACGATCGCCAGCCAGAGCTTCGGGGAGGCCGCGCTCGTCGCGGAGATGTACAACCAGCTCCTGACCAAGGCCGGCTACCACGTCGACGTGAAGCTCGTCGACAGCCGCGACGCCTACATCGGGATCTTCCCCAAGAGCGTCGACGTCGTGCCTGAGTACGTCGGCGGCATCGTCAACGAGCTCAACGCCCGCGCCAACGGCGACAAGGCCAAGCCGTTCGAGGCCGGCGACGGCGCGCAGCTCGCCGCCGACGGCAAGCAGCTCCTCGACGACGCGGGCATCACGCTGCTCGACGTCTCGTCGGCCACCGACACCAACGCCTTCTTCGTCACCCAGAAGTACTCCGACGACAACGGCGTCACCAAGCTGTCCGACCTGTCCGGCAAGTCCGTGGTCCTCGCGGCGGCCGACGACTGCGAGGGCCGCCTCGACTGCGAGGCCGGTCTGTCCGACGACTACGGCATCAAGATCAGCAAGCTGCTGCCGCTCGGCTACGCCAGCGACCAGACCTACAAGTCCGTGATCGACGGCGAGTCCCAGCTCGGCGAGACCAGCACCACCGACGGCACCCTCGCCTCCCAGGGCCTGGTGGTCCTCGAGGACGACCAGCAGATCCAGCCGGCCCAGAACCTCGTCCCCGCCGTCGGCACCCAGTTCCTCTCCGACCACCCGGACGTCGCCGACGTCCTCAACCCGCTGATGGCGGCGCTGACGACCGAGAAGCTCACCGAGCTCAACGGCCGGATCTCGGTGGACCGCGAGGACCCGAAGGCCGTGGCCACCGACTTCCTGACCTCCGAGGGCCTGCTCTGA
- a CDS encoding ABC transporter permease translates to MRVFSDTWAYLSAGSSWTGDRGLLHLMLQQLLLTGTALVIALVLGLPLALWLGHLGRGGLLAVNISNVGRAVPTFALLALFVTADFPGTREFGPYGRAGLATLLALALFALPPIITNAYVAVREVPADVKQAADGMGMTGLQKFRRVELPLATPLVLSGIRLALVQVWATATIAALVAGPGLGRVITDGFARNEFGKGIAGAVVVAVVALVLELVAAAAQRALDPVPRAPRRNRDGGMSGGRPSVAASDAESVGA, encoded by the coding sequence ATGAGGGTCTTCAGCGACACCTGGGCCTACCTCAGCGCCGGCTCGAGCTGGACCGGCGACCGCGGCCTGCTGCACCTGATGCTCCAGCAGCTGCTCCTCACCGGCACCGCCCTCGTCATCGCGCTCGTGCTGGGCCTGCCGCTGGCGCTGTGGCTGGGCCACCTCGGCCGTGGCGGCCTGCTCGCCGTCAACATCTCCAACGTCGGCCGGGCGGTCCCGACCTTCGCCCTGCTCGCCCTCTTCGTCACCGCCGACTTCCCCGGGACCCGCGAGTTCGGGCCCTACGGGCGCGCCGGCCTGGCCACCCTGCTGGCGCTGGCGTTGTTCGCCCTGCCGCCGATCATCACCAACGCGTACGTCGCGGTGCGCGAGGTGCCGGCCGACGTGAAGCAGGCCGCGGACGGCATGGGCATGACCGGACTGCAGAAGTTCCGACGGGTCGAGCTGCCGCTCGCCACGCCCCTCGTCCTCTCCGGGATCCGACTCGCGCTGGTGCAGGTCTGGGCCACCGCGACCATCGCGGCGCTCGTGGCCGGCCCCGGCCTGGGCCGTGTGATCACCGACGGCTTCGCCCGCAACGAGTTCGGCAAGGGCATCGCCGGCGCCGTCGTCGTGGCCGTCGTCGCCCTGGTCCTCGAGCTCGTCGCCGCAGCGGCCCAACGGGCGCTCGACCCGGTGCCGCGCGCGCCGAGACGCAATCGTGACGGCGGAATGTCCGGGGGACGTCCTAGTGTTGCAGCGTCGGACGCCGAATCCGTCGGCGCCTGA
- a CDS encoding ABC transporter permease subunit yields the protein MTLLAQVATAAQPSCYSRLTNEWFCGQYLHDRRADIVDATVQHLQITVYAVALGIAIAFPLALLARRLPRLETTILGASTALYTIPSLALLPLLVPFTGLEMRTVVIGSALYALTILVRSMLEGLRSVPDDVRESAVGLGYGASRLLLRVELPLALPVMMAGLRVATVSTVALTTVGTLVSYGGLGNLISDGVFTNFRAELMAAAVLCVVLAVVLDLLIVLVQWLLTPWTRGAQA from the coding sequence GTGACCCTACTCGCGCAGGTGGCGACCGCTGCGCAGCCGAGCTGCTACAGCCGCCTGACCAACGAGTGGTTCTGCGGCCAGTACCTCCACGACCGCCGTGCCGACATCGTCGACGCGACCGTGCAGCACCTCCAGATCACGGTGTACGCCGTGGCGCTGGGCATCGCGATCGCCTTCCCGTTGGCGCTGCTGGCCCGCCGCCTGCCACGCCTGGAGACGACCATCCTGGGCGCCAGCACCGCGCTCTACACGATCCCGTCGCTGGCGCTGCTGCCGCTGCTCGTGCCGTTCACCGGGCTGGAGATGCGGACCGTGGTGATCGGGTCGGCGCTCTATGCGCTCACGATCCTGGTCCGCAGCATGCTCGAGGGGCTGCGGTCGGTCCCCGACGACGTGCGCGAGTCGGCGGTCGGGCTGGGCTACGGCGCTTCGCGGCTGCTGCTGCGCGTCGAGCTGCCGCTGGCGCTGCCGGTGATGATGGCCGGGCTCCGCGTCGCCACGGTCTCGACCGTCGCGCTGACCACCGTCGGCACCCTCGTGTCCTACGGCGGACTGGGCAACCTGATCTCGGACGGCGTGTTCACCAACTTCCGGGCCGAGCTGATGGCGGCGGCCGTCCTGTGCGTCGTCCTCGCGGTGGTCCTCGATCTCCTGATCGTGCTGGTCCAGTGGCTGCTGACCCCCTGGACCCGGGGAGCGCAGGCATGA
- a CDS encoding ABC transporter ATP-binding protein, translating into MIRLAGVGKTYDDGTVAVQSLDLDVEAGELVVLVGPSGCGKSTTLKMINRLIEPTTGSIEIDGRDVTRVDPVKLRRGIGYVIQQVGLFPHQRILTNVMTVPLLYGESKATARARAEELMALVGLDPATYADRFPHQLSGGQRQRVGVARALAADPPVLLMDEPFGAVDPIVRVRLQDEFLRLQRDLGKTVVLVTHDIDEAVKMGDRVAVFAAGGRLAQYATPAELLGRPADDFVADFVGSTRGLRRLAVTPIDPAHLEPLDGVSMGDLGAAIDVSSTLEEALAVLLRDDKAVVGVKQGAQFVGVLTPNGIHRALRASLAD; encoded by the coding sequence ATGATCCGACTGGCCGGGGTGGGCAAGACCTACGACGACGGCACCGTGGCGGTGCAGTCCCTCGACCTCGACGTGGAGGCGGGTGAGCTGGTCGTGCTGGTCGGGCCGTCCGGGTGCGGCAAGTCCACGACGCTGAAGATGATCAACCGGCTGATCGAGCCGACCACCGGCTCCATCGAGATCGACGGGCGCGACGTGACGAGGGTCGACCCGGTCAAGCTGCGCCGCGGCATCGGCTACGTCATCCAGCAGGTCGGCCTCTTCCCGCACCAGCGGATCCTGACCAACGTCATGACCGTCCCGCTGCTGTACGGCGAGTCGAAGGCCACCGCCCGGGCGCGGGCCGAGGAGCTGATGGCGCTGGTGGGCCTGGACCCCGCGACCTACGCCGACCGCTTCCCGCACCAGCTCTCCGGTGGCCAGCGCCAGCGGGTCGGCGTGGCACGGGCGCTGGCCGCGGACCCGCCGGTGCTGCTGATGGACGAGCCCTTCGGCGCCGTCGACCCGATCGTGCGGGTGCGACTCCAGGACGAGTTCCTGCGGCTGCAGCGCGACCTGGGCAAGACCGTCGTGCTGGTCACCCACGACATCGACGAGGCGGTGAAGATGGGCGACCGGGTGGCGGTGTTCGCCGCCGGCGGCCGGCTCGCCCAGTACGCCACCCCCGCCGAGCTGCTCGGCCGCCCGGCCGACGACTTCGTGGCCGACTTCGTGGGCTCGACGCGCGGCCTGCGCCGGCTCGCCGTCACCCCCATCGACCCCGCCCACCTCGAGCCGCTCGACGGCGTGAGCATGGGCGACCTGGGCGCCGCCATCGACGTGTCCTCCACGCTCGAGGAGGCGTTGGCCGTCCTGCTGCGGGACGACAAGGCCGTCGTGGGGGTCAAGCAGGGCGCCCAGTTCGTGGGGGTCCTGACGCCCAACGGGATCCATCGGGCGTTGCGGGCGTCCCTAGCCGACTGA
- a CDS encoding GNAT family N-acetyltransferase, translating to MIPEDSRFESDPDVVLEETLEESGLPKGWTVGTPDPSDRFDVARLTQLLRGHEREGRGWAASGVDDVMVEVSEHGLRMRENVVVRDGHGEIRAWGSVHDRAAGRMLFVHIVERGIPDKVSDACSDVLFEWAVGQAKAVGAARGLDVQQIDTGAFADDERQHRWLSGAGFERVRTWWQMTRPVTPDEADLTGDPDHWEKDGVTFRLVRRQGSGMPDEDDLRELHEVLEGAFVDHFNHYEETFEEFVHRLREDPGHRWDHWWLAELTDGPGPQPVGCLVGTVSESAQGPDGSYVAYLGVLEAARGRGVAKGLLRTIIADAAARGRDRVGLEVDADSPTGAAGLYTSMGWKTKYVTESWHRDVPVDPV from the coding sequence GTGATCCCTGAGGACAGCAGGTTCGAGAGTGACCCCGACGTCGTCCTGGAGGAGACGCTCGAGGAGTCGGGCCTCCCGAAGGGCTGGACGGTGGGCACGCCCGACCCGTCCGACCGCTTCGACGTCGCCCGCCTGACGCAGCTGCTGCGCGGCCACGAGCGCGAAGGCCGCGGCTGGGCCGCCTCCGGCGTCGACGACGTCATGGTCGAGGTCTCCGAGCACGGCCTCCGGATGCGCGAGAACGTCGTCGTCCGCGACGGCCACGGCGAGATCCGGGCCTGGGGCAGCGTCCACGACCGGGCCGCGGGCCGGATGCTCTTCGTGCACATCGTTGAGCGAGGCATCCCCGACAAGGTCTCCGACGCCTGCTCCGACGTGCTCTTCGAGTGGGCGGTGGGCCAGGCGAAGGCCGTGGGTGCGGCCCGCGGCCTCGACGTCCAGCAGATCGACACCGGCGCGTTCGCCGACGACGAGCGGCAGCACCGCTGGCTGTCCGGCGCGGGCTTCGAGCGGGTCCGCACCTGGTGGCAGATGACCCGCCCGGTCACCCCCGACGAGGCCGACCTGACCGGCGACCCCGACCACTGGGAGAAGGACGGCGTGACGTTCCGCCTGGTCCGCCGCCAGGGCTCGGGCATGCCCGACGAGGACGACCTCCGCGAGCTGCACGAGGTGCTCGAGGGCGCCTTCGTCGACCACTTCAACCACTACGAGGAGACCTTCGAGGAGTTCGTGCACCGGCTCCGCGAGGACCCCGGCCACCGGTGGGACCACTGGTGGCTGGCCGAGCTCACCGACGGCCCCGGCCCGCAGCCGGTCGGCTGCCTGGTCGGCACGGTCTCCGAGAGCGCCCAGGGCCCCGACGGCTCGTACGTCGCCTACCTCGGCGTCCTCGAGGCCGCCCGCGGCCGGGGCGTGGCCAAGGGCCTGCTCCGCACGATCATCGCCGACGCCGCCGCCCGCGGGCGCGACCGCGTCGGGCTGGAGGTCGACGCCGACTCCCCGACCGGCGCCGCCGGGCTCTACACGTCCATGGGCTGGAAGACGAAGTACGTCACCGAGTCCTGGCACCGGGATGTGCCGGTCGACCCGGTGTGA
- a CDS encoding DUF3180 family protein, giving the protein MTVDPPEGEPSGGHLRPTSGGVLVGWAIVGLVGGWLLHGYAERYMAAAPVVTWAQPLALLLVAAILGTTAWLTYRSIHVHHQRPEAHRMVNRLVLARACALVGALMAGGYAGYALSWLGVQGDLASQRAWRSAAAAAAGVAIAITAVLLERACRVGSDGDDT; this is encoded by the coding sequence GTGACGGTCGACCCGCCCGAGGGGGAACCCTCGGGTGGGCACCTCCGCCCGACGTCCGGTGGCGTCCTCGTCGGGTGGGCGATCGTCGGCCTCGTCGGGGGCTGGCTCCTCCACGGGTACGCCGAGCGCTACATGGCGGCCGCCCCCGTCGTCACTTGGGCCCAGCCGCTGGCCCTGCTCCTGGTCGCGGCCATCCTCGGGACGACCGCCTGGCTGACCTACCGCTCGATCCACGTCCACCACCAGCGGCCCGAGGCGCACCGGATGGTCAACCGGCTGGTCCTGGCGCGCGCCTGCGCGCTGGTCGGGGCCCTCATGGCCGGTGGGTACGCCGGCTACGCGCTGTCCTGGCTGGGGGTCCAGGGCGACCTCGCCTCCCAGCGCGCCTGGCGATCTGCGGCCGCCGCAGCCGCCGGTGTGGCGATCGCCATCACAGCGGTGCTCCTCGAGCGAGCGTGTCGCGTCGGTTCCGACGGTGACGACACCTAA
- the folK gene encoding 2-amino-4-hydroxy-6-hydroxymethyldihydropteridine diphosphokinase, whose protein sequence is MTETPNPNIIDADTLTGEMRPIRRAVLALGSNLGERMTALQGAVNAIADTPDVWVTGVSPVYETEPVDCPEDAKSYLNAVVTVDTTLAATRLMDRALAIEDAFERERSEIKNAPRTLDVDLIVVGDRRSDEPALRLPHPRASERAFVLQPWFDLEPDAEFPELGPVALLLEKADSSGVTRRDDLTLEIQ, encoded by the coding sequence GTGACTGAGACCCCCAACCCCAACATCATCGACGCGGACACGCTCACTGGTGAGATGCGCCCGATCCGCCGTGCGGTGCTGGCGCTGGGGTCCAACCTCGGTGAGCGGATGACGGCCCTGCAGGGCGCGGTCAACGCGATCGCGGACACCCCGGACGTGTGGGTCACCGGCGTCTCGCCGGTCTACGAGACCGAGCCCGTGGACTGCCCCGAGGACGCCAAGTCCTACCTCAACGCCGTCGTCACCGTCGACACCACGTTGGCCGCGACGCGCCTGATGGATCGCGCGCTGGCCATCGAGGACGCCTTCGAGCGGGAGCGCAGCGAGATCAAGAACGCCCCCCGCACCCTCGACGTCGACCTGATCGTCGTCGGCGACCGCCGCAGCGACGAGCCCGCGCTCCGCCTGCCGCACCCGCGTGCCTCCGAGCGCGCCTTCGTGCTGCAGCCGTGGTTCGACCTCGAGCCCGACGCCGAGTTCCCCGAGCTCGGCCCGGTCGCGCTCCTCCTCGAGAAGGCCGACAGCAGCGGCGTGACGCGTCGGGACGACCTGACGCTCGAGATCCAGTGA
- the folB gene encoding dihydroneopterin aldolase, with protein MTDELAVLGIECYGHHGVFDFERREGQTFVIDLALGIDTTPAAASDDLRDTVDYGSLVASVQAAVENDPVDLIETLAQRIAGVCLLDIRVEWVRVTVHKPDAPIEATFADVALTITRTREGEK; from the coding sequence GTGACCGACGAGCTCGCCGTCCTCGGCATCGAGTGCTACGGCCACCACGGCGTCTTCGACTTCGAACGACGCGAGGGCCAGACCTTCGTGATCGATCTCGCACTGGGCATCGACACCACGCCTGCGGCCGCCTCGGACGACTTGCGCGACACCGTCGACTACGGAAGTCTCGTTGCCTCGGTGCAAGCCGCCGTGGAGAACGATCCGGTCGACCTGATCGAGACCCTGGCCCAGCGGATCGCGGGTGTCTGCCTCTTGGACATTCGTGTTGAATGGGTGCGGGTCACGGTCCACAAGCCGGATGCACCCATCGAGGCGACGTTCGCGGACGTCGCCCTGACGATCACCCGAACACGTGAGGGCGAGAAGTGA
- the folP gene encoding dihydropteroate synthase has translation MSPGILAPIGRPRLMGVVNVTPDSFSDGGRWLESDAAIEHGRELLAEGADILDIGGESTRPGATRPLVEEELERVVPVITALAAEGAVVSVDTMRAEVAEAAVAAGATIVNDVSGGLADERMLAVVADAGVAYVAMHWRAHSDHMADFATYDAPGGVVRAVRDELAQRVDAAVAAGVEADRIVLDPGLGFAKQGEQNWQLLRGLGEVLSLGHPVLVGASRKSFLGALLGDEHGPRPVDQREAANVALTVELARAGVWGIRVHDVRSSHDALSVVHRLHDPRQEGQE, from the coding sequence ATGTCCCCGGGGATCCTCGCGCCGATCGGCCGGCCCCGGCTGATGGGCGTCGTCAACGTCACCCCCGACTCGTTCTCCGACGGGGGCCGCTGGCTGGAGTCCGACGCCGCGATCGAGCACGGCCGCGAGCTGCTGGCCGAGGGCGCCGACATCCTGGACATCGGCGGGGAGTCGACGCGGCCCGGTGCGACCCGGCCGCTGGTCGAGGAGGAGCTGGAGCGGGTCGTCCCCGTCATCACCGCGCTCGCGGCCGAGGGTGCCGTCGTCTCGGTGGACACGATGCGGGCCGAGGTGGCCGAGGCCGCGGTGGCGGCCGGCGCCACGATCGTCAACGACGTGTCCGGCGGACTGGCCGACGAGCGGATGCTCGCGGTCGTCGCCGACGCCGGGGTCGCCTACGTGGCGATGCACTGGCGGGCCCACAGCGACCACATGGCCGACTTCGCGACGTACGACGCCCCCGGCGGCGTCGTCCGGGCCGTCCGCGACGAGCTGGCCCAGCGGGTCGACGCCGCCGTCGCCGCCGGGGTCGAGGCCGACCGGATCGTGCTCGACCCGGGGCTCGGTTTCGCCAAGCAGGGCGAGCAGAACTGGCAGCTGCTCCGCGGCCTGGGCGAGGTCCTGTCCCTGGGCCACCCGGTCCTGGTGGGCGCGAGCCGCAAGTCGTTCCTCGGGGCGCTGCTGGGCGACGAGCACGGGCCCCGCCCCGTCGACCAGCGCGAGGCCGCCAACGTCGCCCTGACCGTCGAGCTGGCCAGGGCCGGTGTGTGGGGCATCCGCGTCCACGACGTACGGTCCAGCCACGACGCGCTGAGCGTCGTCCACCGCCTGCACGACCCGCGACAGGAAGGCCAGGAGTGA
- the folE gene encoding GTP cyclohydrolase I FolE: MERAPEDVPPFDHARAEAAVRELLYAIGEDPEREGLLETPARVARAYAELTSGMHLRPEDVLTTTFDIGHDEMVLVRDIELWSMCEHHLVPFTGVAHVGYIPAETGKITGLSKLARLVDVYAKRPQVQERLTTQVADALMEILEARGVIVVIEAEHLCMTMRGVRKAGARTITSAVRGMMHNAATRSEAMALIHRNR; this comes from the coding sequence GTGGAGCGCGCTCCCGAGGACGTGCCCCCCTTCGACCACGCCCGCGCCGAGGCGGCCGTCCGGGAGCTGCTCTACGCGATCGGGGAGGACCCCGAGCGTGAGGGCCTGCTCGAGACGCCGGCCCGGGTGGCCCGGGCGTACGCCGAGCTCACCAGCGGCATGCACCTGCGGCCCGAGGACGTCCTCACCACGACCTTCGACATCGGCCACGACGAGATGGTCCTGGTCCGTGACATCGAGCTGTGGTCGATGTGCGAGCACCACCTCGTCCCCTTCACCGGTGTCGCGCACGTCGGCTACATCCCGGCGGAGACCGGCAAGATCACCGGGCTGTCGAAGCTGGCACGGCTCGTCGACGTCTACGCCAAGCGCCCGCAGGTCCAGGAGCGGCTGACGACCCAGGTCGCCGACGCCCTCATGGAGATCCTCGAGGCACGCGGAGTGATCGTCGTGATCGAGGCCGAGCACCTCTGCATGACCATGCGGGGCGTGCGCAAGGCCGGCGCCCGCACCATCACCTCGGCGGTCCGCGGCATGATGCACAACGCCGCCACCCGGTCCGAGGCGATGGCGCTCATCCACCGCAACCGGTGA
- the ftsH gene encoding ATP-dependent zinc metalloprotease FtsH, with protein MKRIFKGPWLWIVLAVVGVLLALQYLAPNGGYDEVATSTMSEYIAKGEVSEVTFVDGDQQIKATLDDSVDRSGGNKITTYWIDGTQQTFQDAVQAQVDKGTIEKYTDEVAKPSLIGSILATLLPFALIILLFLFLMNQVQGGGGRGVMQFAKSRAKLISKDMPKTTFSDVAGCEEAIEELGEIKEFLQEPAKFQAVGAKIPKGVLLYGPPGTGKTLLARAVAGEAGVPFYSISGSDFVEMFVGVGASRVRDLFEQAKENAPAIVFIDEIDAVGRHRGAGMGGGHDEREQTLNQLLVEMDGFDVRGGVILIAATNRPDVLDPALLRPGRFDRQIQVDAPDLNGRHMILKVHSRGKPMAPDIDLLSIARRTPGFTGADLANVLNEAALLTARGNQKLITDASLDEAIDRVIAGPQRRTRLMSEKEKLITAYHEGGHALVAAALPGTDPVHKITILPRGRALGYTMVLPDEDKYSQTRSEMLDKLAYMLGGRAAEEMIFHDPTTGAGNDIEKATSLARAMVTQYGMTERLGAIKLGESNSEPFLGRDFGHQRNYSEDVAAIVDEETKKFLATAHQEAFDILEENRDVLDALVLALLDKETLDKAEVAAVFEPLRRRPARPAWTGSPDRNPSELPPVEVPQEIRDRAAANGASHGQEAGAGAIITPPGSGGDVHGQPGLGNDAGLPNA; from the coding sequence GTGAAGCGCATATTCAAGGGTCCCTGGCTGTGGATCGTCCTCGCCGTGGTGGGCGTCCTGCTCGCCCTGCAGTACCTCGCGCCCAACGGCGGGTACGACGAGGTCGCCACGTCCACCATGAGCGAGTACATCGCCAAGGGTGAGGTCAGTGAGGTCACCTTCGTCGACGGTGACCAGCAGATCAAGGCCACGCTGGACGACAGCGTCGACCGGTCCGGTGGCAACAAGATCACGACCTACTGGATCGACGGCACCCAGCAGACCTTCCAGGACGCCGTCCAGGCCCAGGTCGACAAGGGCACGATCGAGAAGTACACCGACGAGGTCGCCAAGCCGAGCCTCATCGGGTCGATCCTGGCCACGCTGCTGCCGTTCGCGCTGATCATCCTGCTGTTCCTGTTCCTGATGAACCAGGTCCAGGGCGGCGGCGGCCGCGGCGTCATGCAGTTCGCCAAGTCGCGCGCCAAGCTGATCTCCAAGGACATGCCGAAGACGACGTTCTCCGACGTCGCCGGCTGCGAGGAGGCCATCGAGGAGCTCGGCGAGATCAAGGAGTTCCTCCAGGAGCCCGCGAAGTTCCAGGCCGTCGGCGCCAAGATCCCCAAGGGCGTGCTGCTCTACGGTCCTCCGGGCACCGGCAAGACCCTGCTCGCGCGCGCCGTCGCCGGCGAGGCCGGCGTCCCCTTCTACTCCATCTCCGGCTCCGACTTCGTCGAGATGTTCGTGGGTGTCGGCGCCAGCCGGGTCCGCGACCTGTTCGAGCAGGCCAAGGAGAACGCCCCGGCCATCGTCTTCATCGACGAGATCGACGCCGTCGGTCGCCACCGTGGCGCCGGCATGGGCGGCGGACACGACGAGCGCGAGCAGACCCTCAACCAGCTCCTCGTCGAGATGGACGGCTTCGACGTCCGCGGCGGCGTCATCCTGATCGCCGCGACCAACCGTCCCGACGTGCTCGACCCGGCGCTGCTGCGCCCGGGCCGCTTCGACCGCCAGATCCAGGTCGACGCCCCGGACCTCAACGGCCGCCACATGATCCTCAAGGTGCACTCGCGCGGGAAGCCGATGGCCCCCGACATCGACCTGCTCTCGATCGCCCGGCGCACCCCCGGCTTCACCGGTGCCGACCTGGCCAACGTGCTCAACGAGGCCGCGCTGCTGACCGCACGCGGCAACCAGAAGCTCATCACCGACGCGTCGCTGGACGAGGCGATCGACCGGGTGATCGCGGGTCCGCAGCGCCGCACCCGCCTGATGAGCGAGAAGGAGAAGCTGATCACGGCCTACCACGAGGGCGGCCACGCCCTGGTGGCCGCGGCGCTCCCCGGCACCGACCCGGTCCACAAGATCACGATCCTGCCGCGCGGCCGGGCGCTGGGCTACACCATGGTGCTGCCCGACGAGGACAAGTACTCCCAGACCCGCTCGGAGATGCTCGACAAGCTCGCCTACATGCTGGGCGGCCGGGCCGCGGAGGAGATGATCTTCCACGACCCGACGACCGGCGCCGGCAACGACATCGAGAAGGCCACCTCGCTGGCCCGGGCCATGGTCACCCAGTACGGCATGACCGAGCGCCTCGGCGCGATCAAGCTGGGTGAGTCCAACTCCGAGCCGTTCCTGGGCCGCGACTTCGGGCACCAGCGCAACTACTCCGAGGACGTCGCAGCGATCGTCGACGAGGAGACCAAGAAGTTCCTCGCGACCGCCCACCAGGAGGCCTTCGACATCCTCGAGGAGAACCGCGACGTGCTCGACGCGCTCGTCCTGGCCCTTCTCGACAAGGAGACCCTCGACAAGGCCGAGGTGGCCGCCGTCTTCGAGCCGCTGCGCCGACGCCCCGCACGCCCGGCCTGGACCGGCTCCCCGGACCGCAACCCCTCCGAGCTGCCGCCCGTCGAGGTGCCGCAGGAGATCCGTGACCGGGCCGCAGCCAACGGCGCCTCCCACGGCCAGGAGGCCGGTGCGGGCGCGATCATCACGCCCCCCGGCTCCGGTGGCGACGTGCACGGCCAGCCCGGCCTGGGCAACGACGCGGGACTGCCGAACGCCTAG
- the hpt gene encoding hypoxanthine phosphoribosyltransferase, with product MDASHVENDLVNVLFTEAQIQGRLAELAKEIEADYDGKELLIVGILRGAVMVMADLARSFGRHVEMDWMAVSSYGSGTKSSGVVRILKDLDTDISGRHVVIVDEIIDTGLTLSWLTSNLTSRNPASVEICTLLRKPEALQMPVDVKYVGWDIPNEFVVGYGLDYREKYRNLRDIGTLAPHVYS from the coding sequence ATGGACGCGTCCCACGTGGAGAACGACCTCGTCAACGTGCTCTTCACCGAGGCCCAGATCCAGGGTCGCCTCGCGGAGCTGGCCAAGGAGATCGAGGCCGACTACGACGGCAAGGAGCTGCTCATCGTCGGCATCCTCCGCGGTGCCGTGATGGTGATGGCCGACCTCGCCCGCAGCTTCGGCCGCCACGTCGAGATGGACTGGATGGCGGTGTCGTCCTACGGGTCGGGGACCAAGTCCAGTGGTGTCGTCCGGATCCTCAAGGACCTCGACACCGACATCTCCGGGCGCCACGTCGTCATCGTCGACGAGATCATCGACACCGGCCTGACGCTGTCCTGGCTGACCTCCAACCTGACCTCGCGCAACCCCGCGAGCGTCGAGATCTGCACCCTCCTGCGCAAGCCCGAGGCCCTGCAGATGCCCGTCGACGTCAAGTACGTCGGCTGGGACATCCCCAACGAGTTCGTCGTCGGCTACGGCCTCGACTACCGCGAGAAGTACCGCAACCTGCGCGACATCGGGACGCTGGCTCCCCACGTCTACTCCTGA